In Falco peregrinus isolate bFalPer1 chromosome 9, bFalPer1.pri, whole genome shotgun sequence, the genomic stretch GAGAGGTTTGTGTGGGAAGGCTGTATGTCATACCAGGCTCACAGCACGTGGCAGAGAGAGGACAGAACCCTTTGACCAGACAAGCATCAAactaaaagcagaacaaaaaaataaaaggacattTTTGTGGGTGGCAGGATGGCTTCCTCACTTGTCCAGAGTCAAGCTGTGGGATATGCTGATGTGGGATGTTCGGAGGCCAAATGCATAAGTGGATCCAAAAATTCATAGAGCTGGGGTGAGAGCCGGCTGCTGAGTGCAGCGTCCGATGCAAAACTTACTTGGTCaaatgcctttgctttctgaCCAGCACTGCCCACAGCTTGCAGAAGTTGCCTTGAGGGGTGGGTGCTCGGAgatggggcaggcagctgcctgtggggctgggtagggcaggacagggctgaTGGGTTGTGTTGCTGGTGTCAGTGTCAGCAGAAGTAGAGCCATCTACCAGGAcctgcaggggcaggagggcagtTCCACTCGAGGCAACTTCTCCCACTCTCAGAGGAACATTTTAATGATGAATTTCTGGATTCGGCCCTAGGAATATGTCCAGGGCATTCGGCTCCAGCAGGACTGGTGGCCACCATGGTGCTGCCATGGATGGGAGGGGTGTGCTGGGATGCCAGGCTGGTGGGCACCATTGGAGGGAAGGATGGCAGCCCTGACCTCACCATGCCACTTGCTGCAAGGCTGTGTTCTCCCCCACATCACAGTGCAACACTTCCTCTTCCTGTGGTGGCCCGTTGCAACTTGCAAtgagcactggtgaggccaccgAGCCTGGGAGCAGACCTTCACCTGGCCGTGCTCAGCAGCACTTTGAGGAGGTGAGGGGACCACGGGGTAGTGACACCATCAGGGCCTCTTTCTTGGCTATGGGACTGGGGAGTTCCTGGCAGTGTCTCTTGGGGCTAAGTGGGGGCAGGGACACGTCTgtggccactgaatgcagccTGATGCAGTGGCTGTATGGCTGTGACACAGTGTCGTGCGGTTGAtagtgctgggctgggggaccTCAAGGTGAGGGCATCtctgggtgcagggctggggtgttGTTTCAGCTGCATGGGGGTGCGGGTACAGGTGGAGAGGTCCCACCCAAAAGCaggggatgtgtgtgtgcacaggcagGGAGATGGGGCTGCTCTACTCTGCCTGTTCAAAGCCTTGCCCACCCCAGTGACTGGCAACTGCAAAAAGGTATTCACTGCGCTGCCTCGGTCCCCCGGCTCTGGGCTTAATGGAGCTGCAGGCACCAGCCATGcagccaccagccagctcatacctctccatgggctgcagcttaATAACTCCCAAGGCTCCACAAGTGCCTGAACCAGCCTGCTGGGGGactgctggctcctggcccAACTGGCATGTCAGATGGACACTGTTTGCCTCCATCGTAGCAAATGCTCatggctgctgcaggacagcattTTGCTGGATTTACAGGGATTCTCAGCCACCAGCAGGGAGAGCATCAGGGGCCTCTGGGATCTCCCTGAGCCTGTGGTGCAAAAAACCAGCATACTATGGCTGCTTCCTGCTTGGGAACACCCACATCTGTGTTTCCGGAGTGCTGGTGGTGGCTTGCTTGTGCTTCCCTTCAAGAAGGGGTGATGGTTCAGTTGCTTTTTGAAGGACAGGCTTGCAGGGGAGTGTgacctgctgcagccacctggGATTGTCCGAACCCCACCTCCCATCTCCCATCTCTGCTTGTTGCTTGGacccccaggagcagcagttTTGCTGTCAGGTGCATGTCCTGCCAGTCAGATTTGAGTGCAACTGGTTGGACACCACAGCAAGCAGgtatttctgtgctgcaggagctgcagaaaatgGTCAATGTAGAGAAGCTAAGCTGGTGCCCCCCATCAGCACCCAGGGAACTGGTGGAAGCACAGGGTgctcctgtgaggacaggagCAGTTTTCCCTCCATCTTTCCTAGTACACAGGGGACCCCATCCCAAACCTCCCGCAGTTGCTTCTGACCCTGGAATGAATGGAGGATGTCCCTGCATCCTTGCTCTTCACTCTCACCTTGGCCCCATGGGAGCCAGGTCCTAAGAGGCTGAGTACTTTGTGAACTTCCTGAGGATAAGAAAacccttttccttctgattttggGTTTACTTGAGTGCTTTTAGATGGAGAACAGAAATGTCACTTAAATATGGGTATTTAAGAAAGGTTCATGCATATGGACAGCAGTTAGTACCTCCTGCTCCTTCGTCCTGGCAATGATTCAGTGCCCTTGAAGATGCAAAACCCCGGGGCCGCTGGGGAGGGCTGGCTTCACTGGCTGCAAGATGTCTCTGTGGGCTCGGTGGCAGCAAACAGGCTGAGGGGCTCCTCTGCCCAGTGGCCACTCTGCAGTGCCAGCATGTGTGGGGAGAAAGCGGTGGGGCATGCTATCAGCAGCGGGGCTGCTTCACGTGCAGGCATCTGCCACTCTGGAAGGTAGCTGGAGTTTGGCTTGTGGCCAGGGTGACAGTGCTTTGCCACTTGTTCACAGGACCGTGTTGCAGACCCTGAAGGtgttgcagcagcagagagcagctcctCCTCCAGTGAATactgccagccagccctgcctggacCTGAGTAACTGTAACAGTGTCagaagcagagcacagcaaTAAAGGTATTGAATGGGTTGAAAAGGAAACATGTACCAGGCGATGTCAGGTCCCTGCAGGGTTGGTGAGCAGCCAAGGGGCGTCCCAGGAGGTGGGAGCATGGGTGGGAAGGGGTTCTGTGGTGCCACTACCACTGTTCCCTCTGACATCTCACTGCAGGTGGCATGAGCAATGCTGGGCCAGAGGTGCATGCAGGTGGTGCTCatcctgtgcctgctgctggtccTGTGGCAATGTTTCCGAGCCCCCACGGATGgcctcagccccttccctgggccTCCACTGCTCCTCGACACCCCCGCTACCTGCTGCACTGCTGTTGCCAATGGCTCTGCATGGTTCAACACCCACTATGACATGGCCATGGGGCCTCTGCTGAAGGGCACAGCCCATGAGCTCTCCTCTGACGTGGTTCAGTGGTGGCTGGTGAGTGGGTCATGAGTGGCAGCTCAGGGCTCTTCTCAGTGTCACCAAATCTGTTTGCGGTGGGGCAGGGAGACAGAGGCCTGTCTTAATCTGGGGGATGAAGGGGATGCAGGGACCCCAGCTCACCACTGCTTCCACCTCTCTGGGCTCTCCCGCAACCTTTTCCTGTTATCTTATTGGGTCTTTCTGTGGCTTTCCCAGGGCTCTTCTGGTTCGACTGGGGTTCTGTCTCCCTCTGGGGGTACTGCCGGGGGACTAATGCTGCCTGTTGCTGTCCTTGCTCCCCCAGACGCTGCAGGGTCACCCAAATAGTGTCCAAGTCCAGGCCATAATTCAGCAGCTCTTCACTGTCTTCCGGGTCCCAACCAGTGCCCTGTGGGACCCGTCTCGCTGCAGGACTTGTGCAGTGGTGGGGAACTCGGGGCGGCTGAAGGGGTCTGGCCATGGCCTGCAGATCGATGGGCACGACTGGGTGCTGAGGTGGGTGCCCCAGAAGGGGTTTGCCCCTCCCTGTCTCCCCAGGGCCCTGACGTGCCCCTGTCACCCATcacttccccccctccccccccccccatccacAAACACAAGCCCTGTGATGGTGGAGGAGAGGAactgctgcccctgctccctggAGCCCCCCCACCCTGGGGCACACGTTAGCCCTGGGTAGCCCATGTTCCCTCTTTGTTGCTGGCTACAGTGAGCTGGTGTCCCTGCCTGGTGGGACCAGCAGCTTGGGACTGGCGTGGCATTGCAGCTTCATTTTGGGGTGTGCCTTCCTGCTGTCCCCTAGGATGAACAGAGCGAAGATTGCTGGCTTTGAGCTGGATGTTGGCACAAGAACAACCCATCACTTCATGTACCCAGAGAGCGCAGTGAACCTCCGGCCTGGTGTCCACCTCGTCCTTGTCCCCTTCAAGCCACTGGACCTGCAGTGGGTGGCCAGTGCCTTCTCCACTGGAGAGCTCACGCAGTGCGTCAGCTTTGGGGCAACAGCATCTCTTGTGCTAGAGACCCTGGGGACAGTGCGGGGTGGTTCTGGGGGCCTTGGTGCCTCACTAGGGCCCTGGCCTCATGGTCCTGGTGGGATGAAGGGCCCCTGGATGAGGGTTCTGGCATCTCTCCGCACGACCGTTTGGGGAAGCAGGCActgccctgtccccacaggGCTCAGACATCCTGCAGTCCCATAACTCCTACGGGTGGAATGGCTGTCCCCACTGTGGGGCCATGGCCTTGATGTGACCCTTCCCAGAGCCAGGCCAGGGGATACTGCTGGGCCAGCCCAAGGGGCTGGGGTGCCATGGGGCCAGGGTGCCATGGGGCTAGCAGCACCCTCTGCAAACCAGCTGCCTCTGAAGGAGAGGCCCCGGCAGCAGGGGTGCCACACCCTTACTGCTATCCTCTGGCTTTTGCAGCACATACGTGAGAGTGAAACGGTTCATCAAAGCTGACAGAAACAAGGTAAGGGTTCAGTGGGTTCCACTCCTCCTGGACAGGCAGGGCTCCTCTGGGCAGAGACCAGGCTTGTTTTCCAGTGGGATAGGGGCAGAACTGGCAAGCAGGAAGGCTGatggcagtgctggtggtggAGGCTGGCCATCCCATTCCCAGCACAGTGAGCAACTGCTGGCTTCTCCGCTCCCCACTCAGGTGCTGATCCTAAGCCCAGCTTTCCTCAAGTACATCCACgacaactggacacagcaccaTGGACGGTATCCCTCCACTGGCTTCACTGCCCTGCTCTTCGCCTTGCATGCTTGCCAGCAGGTAAATGTGGACAGCATGACCAGGTGCTGCTGCCGTACCACCTCTGTCTGTGTGCCCTCAGGGCGACTGAGCACCTGTGCACCGATGGCTctttctgctgtgtgtgcaggtCTCTGTATTTGGCTTTGGAGCAGACAGTGAAGGGAACTGGCATCACTACTGGGAGAAAAACCGCTGGTCCGGAGCCTTTCGCAGGACAAGGGTCCATGACGCTGATGTTGAGTTCAGCCTCATTGAGACACTGGCAGTGGAAGGCAGGATTTTATTCTACAAATGATGCAGTTCTAAAAAACTGAAGCCAGGTCGTTAGTGCAGGAACTAACAGCCCTCTgcgctgccagcagctgccttggctCTTTAGCTTGCTTCTCCCCCGCCAGCACTGCCACACTCCTGGGCTCACACACCCTGGAACCCCACCCAGGGTCTCAGTGCTTCTTGTGCTGGTCCCCACCAGCTGGGCGCTGTGGTTGCCGGGTGACATGGTCCCAAAGCACCAGGAATGCTGCATTTGGTGGGACACAGGGTGGGCGTGGCTCTGCCCACACTGGTTGGGAGAGAcaaaggggtgggggtggggctggagctgggtaTGGAGCccatgagctgctgctgtatGTGTCCCTGCAGCATGTATTACTTATAGAATagctttctttctgcattttctgattCTGTGCGTCACACTCACTGGGCAGCGTTGGACCAACTGCTTGGACCAAGTTTAGAGTCAATACCACAGAAAATCCAGAGCCAAGATTTAAGAGTGATGAGTTTTGCCTCAGTATTGCCTccacagtattttatttttcctcattatcTTAAAGTGACTCCTAATATAATTTCATGTACCAAGCACTTTTACTCACTTGTATagatcattaaaaagaaaaaaaccaccccaccaTGATTATTGTATCTACATATTATGCCACAATCTaggtatgtttttttaattattatttccaatTCAGTACCAGGGttagtttaaataatttaattcttctaAATGCTTTACCAAAACACACAGTGGATAGACTTTGTTTCAAAAGACAAACAGGGGAAGTGAAAAACATAACCAGATTTAACAATCAATTAAGActccaaacactttttttgctGATACATCAACTTGCATTTTTCACGAGAGCAGCAATCTGGAGCAACTGCAATGCTCCATGGTACGGTAAGCACAGCCCAAGTGCCCAGAACAGGTGGAAGGAAAGTGTGTGGGATTCGGTACATTTTCAGAGGTCTGGCATACAGCATCAGCACAGTCAGTCAGAGACATCTttaagaaaagttaaaaaagctAGATGGTCTTGCTAGAAAGCATATTTGATGGCAAATGCAATCCATTTCAGGTCTCATGACGACAGAGTACATCATTCCTGGAGGCAAACAGAATACAGTATCTCCAGCATCGGTACTGGAGCCGCCC encodes the following:
- the LOC101917136 gene encoding CMP-N-acetylneuraminate-beta-galactosamide-alpha-2,3-sialyltransferase 2-like isoform X2 gives rise to the protein MLGQRCMQVVLILCLLLVLWQCFRAPTDGLSPFPGPPLLLDTPATCCTAVANGSAWFNTHYDMAMGPLLKGTAHELSSDVVQWWLTLQGHPNSVQVQAIIQQLFTVFRVPTSALWDPSRCRTCAVVGNSGRLKGSGHGLQIDGHDWVLRMNRAKIAGFELDVGTRTTHHFMYPESAVNLRPGVHLVLVPFKPLDLQWVASAFSTGELTHTYVRVKRFIKADRNKVLILSPAFLKYIHDNWTQHHGRYPSTGFTALLFALHACQQVS
- the LOC101917136 gene encoding CMP-N-acetylneuraminate-beta-galactosamide-alpha-2,3-sialyltransferase 2-like isoform X1, whose amino-acid sequence is MLGQRCMQVVLILCLLLVLWQCFRAPTDGLSPFPGPPLLLDTPATCCTAVANGSAWFNTHYDMAMGPLLKGTAHELSSDVVQWWLTLQGHPNSVQVQAIIQQLFTVFRVPTSALWDPSRCRTCAVVGNSGRLKGSGHGLQIDGHDWVLRMNRAKIAGFELDVGTRTTHHFMYPESAVNLRPGVHLVLVPFKPLDLQWVASAFSTGELTHTYVRVKRFIKADRNKVLILSPAFLKYIHDNWTQHHGRYPSTGFTALLFALHACQQVSVFGFGADSEGNWHHYWEKNRWSGAFRRTRVHDADVEFSLIETLAVEGRILFYK